From Oryza sativa Japonica Group chromosome 4, ASM3414082v1, one genomic window encodes:
- the LOC4335919 gene encoding uncharacterized protein C57A10.07 gives MNSQGFGPGGSPKSFRYPRADFDLESGIARKGLRKPKNHDAPGLLTSTLMKIRYFYEAHPVAVAFILLSFGLSVLILLSVYETRFRMMRGSSGEVGEYPLPELRNLVMVAGHSIYTSESCGKIDREDSWFLEPYQKHPGQAATFLAHIKEGVGIAARDEKALLLFSGGETRKDAGPRSEAQSYWTIADSKGWFGNDESVRRRALTEEHARDSFENLLFSVCRFRELTGSYPQNITVVSYDFKEERFAQLHRSALGFPEGRFFFLGTPATLTARESAVKGEAAVRSQFQEDPYGCLGSLHMKRLKRDPFHRAIPYPNGCPELKGLFSYCGLVPYPGQLPWTQ, from the exons ATGAACAGCCAGGGATTCGGTCCGGGCGGGAGCCCCAAGTCGTTCCGCTACCCTAGGGCGGACTTCGATCTCGAGTCCGGGATCGCCCGCAAGGGCTTACGCAAGCCCAAGAACCACGACGCCCCCGGTTTGCTCACCTCCACGCTGATGAAGATCCGGTACTTCTACGAGGCGCACCCCGTCGCGGTCGCCTTCATCCTGCTGTCCTTCGGGCTCAGCGTGCTGATCCTCCTGTCGGTGTACGAGACCCGGTTCAGGATGATGCGGGGTTCTTCGGGTGAGGTCGGGGAGTATCCGCTCCCGGAGCTCCGCAACCTTGTGATGGTGGCCGGGCATTCGATTTACACGAGCGAGAGCTGCGGGAAGATTGATCGCGAGGACTCTTGGTTCTTGGAGCCGTATCAGAAGCACCCCGGTCAGGCGGCCACGTTCTTGGCGCATATCAAGGAAGGCGTGGGTATCGCCGCGAGGGATGAGAAGgcgcttctgctgttcagcggCGGCGAGACGAGGAAAGATGCGGGGCCGAGGAGCGAGGCTCAGAGCTACTGGACTATCGCGGATTCGAAAGGCTGGTTTG GAAATGATGAAAGTGTAAGGAGACGGGCACTCACCGAGGAGCATGCACGTGATAGTTTTGAAAACCTCCTATTTAGCGTTTGCCGGTTTAGAGAACTCACTGGAAGTTACCCGCAAAATATAACT GTTGTAAGCTATGATTTTAAGGAGGAAAGGTTTGCGCAATTGCACAGATCTGCTCTTGGATTCCCTGAAGGGAGATTCTTCTTCTTAGGTACCCCTGCTACACTGACTGCAAGGGAGTCTGCTGTCAAGGGTGAAGCCGCTGTTAGATCTCAGTTCCAGGAAGATCCTTATGGATGCTTAGGTTCTCTTCATATGAAGAGGCTTAAGAGGGATCCATTTCACCGTGCCATTCCATATCCGAATGGTTGCCCTGAGCTGAAGGGTCTGTTCTCATACTGTGGTCTGGTGCCTTACCCTGGGCAGCTTCCTTGGACCCAATAG